In Blastopirellula sp. J2-11, a single genomic region encodes these proteins:
- a CDS encoding TatD family hydrolase, protein MYIDPHIHCSSRTTDDYERMAEAGIVAVIEPAFWLGQPRSNAGSYHDYFSSLVGFERFRAAQFGIKHYCTIGLNAKEANNERLAEEVLDMLPLFLAKENVVAVGEIGFDDMTAAEERALRVQLDLAKELELPVMIHTPHRNKKRGTYRSMDIIEEHGVAPHMVVIDHNNEETAKEVLDRGYWAAFTIYPKTKMGNQRMVEIVKQYGSDRIIVDSSADWGISDPLAVTKTANLMLSQGIAEQDVQLTCYKNAIDAYNQSGQFNEADWLNPTPIDEQKLFEGNSVLRGQRPDTNTPQEDEIIS, encoded by the coding sequence ATGTACATCGACCCCCACATTCACTGCTCGTCGCGTACGACTGATGACTACGAGCGAATGGCCGAAGCCGGCATCGTCGCCGTGATTGAGCCTGCGTTTTGGCTTGGTCAGCCGCGGAGCAACGCCGGCTCTTACCATGACTACTTTTCGAGCCTGGTCGGGTTCGAGCGTTTTCGGGCCGCGCAGTTTGGGATCAAACACTATTGCACGATCGGCTTGAACGCCAAAGAAGCGAACAACGAGCGGCTGGCCGAAGAAGTGCTCGACATGCTGCCGTTATTTCTCGCCAAAGAAAACGTGGTCGCAGTGGGCGAAATCGGCTTTGACGATATGACCGCCGCCGAAGAACGAGCGCTTCGCGTTCAATTGGACCTGGCGAAAGAACTGGAGTTGCCGGTGATGATTCATACGCCCCACCGCAATAAAAAGCGGGGGACCTATCGTAGTATGGATATTATCGAAGAGCATGGAGTCGCGCCGCATATGGTTGTAATCGACCATAACAATGAAGAAACCGCCAAAGAGGTCCTCGATCGCGGCTATTGGGCGGCGTTCACCATCTATCCGAAAACGAAGATGGGGAACCAACGGATGGTCGAAATCGTCAAACAATACGGTTCGGATCGAATCATTGTCGATTCATCCGCCGACTGGGGCATATCGGACCCTCTCGCTGTGACTAAAACCGCGAATTTGATGCTTAGTCAGGGTATCGCCGAGCAAGATGTTCAGTTAACTTGTTATAAGAACGCTATTGACGCCTATAATCAAAGCGGACAATTCAACGAGGCGGACTGGCTGAATCCCACCCCCATTGATGAGCAAAAGTTGTTTGAGGGGAATAGCGTGCTGCGGGGTCAACGCCCTGACACGAACACCCCACAAGAAGATGAAATAATCTCTTAG
- a CDS encoding EboA domain-containing protein encodes MLFENRDKTPPTPAKLLRGWLEPIVADAPLAWLDHQIAAVESGDESALYLAFGFAPRKVGKQPLEPSALQLDLAQEARSGWDPSRWSVGQAARTLLLLSIPSEDPAPYFARLEKLFNAAELNESVALFQALPLLPHPELLVPRAIDGLRTNVKFIFAAIAHHNPFPEENFSEAAWNQMVLKALFIGAELDPMIGIDRRVNPALAEMLIDYAHERRAAARPIPPELWRMVGPFADATALEDMAALFAAGTEVEQAAIALALAASATDEADEILRTKPQLASQLDQGKLTWSGVCAAAYAN; translated from the coding sequence TTGCTTTTCGAAAATCGAGACAAAACGCCCCCTACCCCAGCCAAACTGCTGCGCGGTTGGCTAGAGCCGATCGTCGCCGACGCTCCCCTGGCATGGCTGGATCATCAGATCGCCGCCGTCGAGTCAGGCGATGAATCAGCGCTTTATCTGGCGTTTGGCTTTGCGCCCCGAAAAGTTGGCAAGCAACCATTAGAGCCCTCGGCCTTGCAATTGGATTTGGCCCAAGAGGCGCGCAGCGGCTGGGATCCGTCTCGCTGGAGCGTGGGTCAAGCGGCGAGAACCTTGCTGCTGCTATCGATCCCCAGCGAAGATCCGGCGCCCTACTTTGCGCGATTGGAAAAACTGTTCAATGCGGCCGAGTTGAACGAATCGGTCGCGCTGTTTCAGGCGCTGCCGCTCTTGCCGCATCCCGAACTGTTGGTTCCCCGCGCGATCGACGGGCTACGAACCAACGTCAAGTTTATCTTTGCGGCGATCGCCCACCATAATCCGTTTCCGGAAGAGAATTTCTCGGAGGCGGCCTGGAATCAAATGGTTTTGAAAGCGTTGTTCATCGGCGCCGAGTTGGATCCGATGATCGGCATCGATCGCCGCGTGAATCCAGCGCTGGCCGAAATGCTGATTGACTACGCTCACGAGCGTCGCGCCGCCGCTCGCCCGATTCCGCCAGAGCTATGGCGGATGGTTGGTCCTTTCGCCGATGCAACGGCGCTAGAGGATATGGCGGCGCTCTTCGCCGCAGGGACCGAAGTGGAGCAAGCAGCGATCGCACTTGCGCTTGCCGCCAGCGCCACCGATGAAGCCGATGAAATCTTGCGAACCAAACCGCAACTCGCGTCGCAATTGGATCAAGGCAAGCTCACCTGGAGCGGCGTTTGCGCCGCCGCGTACGCGAACTAA
- a CDS encoding DUF1569 domain-containing protein gives MIVRNSGSDDVGTTKRREVVFENLTDVIDECRRLTVVGYHHVGQWNLGQICQHLAAGMDQSIDGFKDPAPFWMPIAKPLIRMLVLPTILKGGVIKMKASAPKSTLPSANADDEIRLAELEQAIARISDENVEFVESPIFGKLTTEEWRKFHLWHCQHHMSFLIPANKR, from the coding sequence ATGATTGTGAGAAACAGCGGAAGCGACGACGTCGGGACGACGAAACGTCGCGAGGTAGTCTTTGAGAACTTGACGGATGTGATTGACGAATGTCGCCGGCTGACCGTGGTTGGTTATCACCATGTCGGCCAATGGAATCTGGGACAAATCTGCCAGCATCTCGCCGCCGGCATGGATCAATCGATCGACGGATTCAAAGATCCGGCGCCCTTCTGGATGCCGATCGCGAAGCCGTTGATCCGCATGTTGGTGCTGCCGACAATCTTGAAGGGGGGCGTCATCAAAATGAAGGCCAGCGCGCCCAAATCAACCCTTCCATCCGCAAACGCCGACGATGAAATCCGCTTGGCCGAACTAGAGCAAGCCATCGCCAGGATCAGTGACGAGAACGTCGAGTTCGTCGAGTCGCCGATCTTTGGCAAGTTAACCACAGAGGAATGGCGCAAGTTCCATCTCTGGCACTGCCAGCATCACATGAGTTTTCTGATCCCCGCCAACAAGCGCTGA
- a CDS encoding NPCBM/NEW2 domain-containing protein: MSRLCLPFFTVILAAAPQLVLAQRTLLELGQVRRDAQLTAIDGDQWIFAIDGEKETIASSKIICFGAPAAVVKTPLIVLHGGGRIVLQDIALARRELVGFPTKAFDEVKLPLRLIRGIAFRLPLDEVKRQSLFDRINNYTGIDDQLLLENGDVISGLVASVKSESIQLETSTDSLAVDRTRVAAILFAPNLTPNSGVSMDSWIGMSDGSLLPVRKLALSAKSMSAEVARDVVLQSIPGARLQRDLVYAAPISKQVMYLSDMPQLQDKQISFLTTQWSFQRDRNVMGGELAVEGVVYRKGLGVHSTSRLAAPVPQGFQRFAAEIAVDGTAGDEGSVRFRVYLAGADGAWKSAYQSEIIRGGMPPEPIDVPLDGATAIALMVDFADRGDVKDRADWLSARFEK, encoded by the coding sequence ATGTCTCGTCTCTGTCTACCTTTTTTTACGGTCATCCTGGCCGCCGCTCCGCAGTTGGTCTTGGCCCAACGGACGCTGCTTGAGCTTGGGCAAGTTCGCCGTGACGCTCAACTTACTGCGATCGATGGAGACCAGTGGATTTTCGCGATCGACGGCGAAAAGGAGACGATCGCTAGTTCGAAAATCATCTGCTTTGGGGCGCCGGCGGCCGTTGTGAAAACGCCGCTGATCGTGCTGCATGGCGGAGGGCGAATCGTGCTGCAAGATATCGCGCTAGCACGACGCGAACTGGTCGGGTTTCCGACCAAAGCATTTGACGAGGTGAAGCTGCCGCTGCGGCTCATTCGCGGCATCGCTTTTCGGCTGCCGCTGGACGAAGTAAAACGGCAATCCTTGTTTGATCGTATCAACAACTATACAGGCATCGATGATCAGTTGCTGCTCGAAAACGGCGATGTGATCTCGGGTCTCGTCGCGTCGGTCAAATCGGAATCGATTCAGCTAGAAACGTCGACCGATTCGTTAGCGGTCGATCGGACGCGGGTTGCGGCGATCTTGTTTGCTCCGAATCTGACGCCCAACTCGGGAGTGTCCATGGATAGCTGGATCGGAATGAGCGACGGCTCGTTGCTGCCGGTTCGCAAGCTGGCGCTCTCCGCGAAAAGCATGTCGGCTGAAGTGGCCCGCGATGTCGTCCTGCAATCGATTCCCGGGGCCCGCTTGCAGCGAGATTTGGTTTACGCCGCTCCGATCTCGAAGCAGGTGATGTATCTCTCGGATATGCCGCAGCTTCAAGACAAGCAGATTTCGTTTCTGACGACGCAGTGGAGTTTCCAACGCGACCGAAACGTCATGGGGGGGGAACTGGCTGTAGAGGGAGTCGTCTATCGCAAAGGGCTGGGCGTGCATAGCACATCGCGGTTGGCGGCTCCGGTTCCGCAAGGATTTCAGCGATTTGCGGCCGAGATCGCCGTCGATGGAACAGCGGGAGACGAAGGGAGCGTTCGCTTTCGCGTCTATCTGGCCGGCGCCGACGGCGCTTGGAAATCGGCCTATCAAAGCGAGATCATCCGCGGCGGCATGCCGCCAGAGCCGATCGACGTACCGCTAGATGGCGCGACCGCAATCGCATTGATGGTTGATTTTGCGGATCGTGGCGATGTAAAAGATCGGGCCGATTGGCTATCGGCCCGCTTTGAGAAATAG